Proteins encoded together in one Lathyrus oleraceus cultivar Zhongwan6 chromosome 5, CAAS_Psat_ZW6_1.0, whole genome shotgun sequence window:
- the LOC127081997 gene encoding uncharacterized protein LOC127081997, translated as MTRIRDFLGAPRALVRRNPTPPPRSETSVRQKEMMDDTVKQEYQEFEQIPRVAQRPLVLMVNIKHVSDQVVRQIQHEVAVGEQNLEVIVELIIVRNGISPCLQRLTYSSPLPDFVLQIELPRGWKVPKFTKYVGDTEESTVEHIARYQMEADEIANNEDLKLKYFPSSLTKNAFT; from the coding sequence ATGACAAGgataagagactttttaggggCTCCAAGGGCTTTGGTTCGTCGGAATCCTACACCTCCTCCTCGATCGGAAACCTCGGTCCGACAAAAGGAAATGATGGATGATACTGTCAAACAAGAATATCAGGAATTTGAACAGATCCCAAGGGTGGCACAGAGGCCCCTTGTGTTAATGGTTAACATAAAGCATGTTTCTGACCAGGTGGTCAGACAAATTCAACACGAGGTAGCCGTTGGGGAGCAAAACCTAGAGGTCATCGTCGAACTGATCATAGTACGAAATGGAATAAGTCCATGCTTACAGCGATTGACTTACTCTTCACCCTTGCCAGATTTTGTCTTACAGATAGAACTGCCTAGGGGATGGAAAGTCCCGAAATTTACTAAGTACGTTGGGGATACTGAGGAGTCCACTGTCGAACACATTGCCAGGTATCAAATGGAGGCCGACGAAATAGCGAACAATGAGGATTTGAAGTTAAAATACTTCCCAAGTTCTCTTACAAAAAATGCGTTTACGTGA